The Candidatus Binatia bacterium genome includes a region encoding these proteins:
- a CDS encoding type II toxin-antitoxin system RelE/ParE family toxin yields MAYTVEIKRSAEKEMDRLPAKIHKNISNRILSLENNPRPPGTLKLEGGDGYRLRVGDYRVLYTIDDQAKRVFIYSVAHRREAYR; encoded by the coding sequence GTGGCCTACACAGTCGAGATCAAACGATCAGCCGAGAAGGAAATGGACCGCCTTCCCGCCAAGATTCACAAAAACATTAGCAACAGAATTCTGTCTCTCGAAAACAACCCTCGGCCGCCGGGCACTCTAAAACTCGAAGGAGGCGACGGTTACCGCCTACGCGTCGGAGACTATCGAGTTCTCTACACGATCGACGATCAAGCGAAGCGGGTTTTTATCTACAGCGTTGCCCATCGAAGAGAAGCATACCGATAA
- a CDS encoding DUF2971 domain-containing protein: MFNDPFDVTQELRLNFNEAELHAAVAEEWATLLETDDPSYEPSRPWQKAIAAMTTALRDKRDLRLRMAARMRRDPGPMTAGQFEAFAALKQVWREIVPKLRVLCLSELHDVTSMWFHYADKYRGAVLQFEAVDQLDSVFLVARPVIYQDTPPAIATKKAWARCLLEIGPQNYFDLIREYQYVKTMDWAYEREWRLASLARGGGDGAVRGLWLLPQRACRSLPRHSMLEGRREGNSRSSQPRV; encoded by the coding sequence TTGTTTAATGATCCCTTTGACGTGACCCAAGAGCTGCGCCTGAACTTCAACGAAGCAGAACTACATGCAGCGGTTGCAGAAGAGTGGGCAACCCTGCTGGAAACGGATGATCCCTCTTACGAGCCGTCTCGCCCTTGGCAGAAAGCAATAGCAGCTATGACGACCGCCCTCCGGGACAAACGTGATCTGCGACTTCGTATGGCAGCGCGTATGCGGCGCGATCCGGGTCCGATGACGGCAGGTCAATTCGAAGCTTTTGCCGCACTCAAGCAAGTTTGGCGTGAGATCGTGCCTAAGTTGCGAGTGCTGTGTCTTTCCGAACTGCATGACGTTACCTCAATGTGGTTCCACTATGCGGATAAGTACAGAGGCGCGGTCCTTCAGTTTGAGGCCGTCGATCAACTGGATAGTGTTTTTCTCGTTGCACGACCAGTCATCTACCAAGATACTCCTCCAGCCATCGCGACTAAGAAGGCTTGGGCCCGATGCCTGTTGGAAATAGGTCCGCAGAATTATTTTGACCTGATAAGAGAATACCAGTATGTCAAAACTATGGACTGGGCGTACGAACGAGAGTGGCGGCTCGCTAGTTTGGCGCGTGGTGGGGGAGACGGAGCTGTTCGCGGACTATGGCTTCTACCCCAGAGAGCTTGCCGGAGTTTACCTCGGCACTCAATGCTCGAAGGACGACGAGAAGGAAATTCTCGCTCTTCTCAGCCACGGGTTTGA
- a CDS encoding TfoX/Sxy family protein, which produces MAGTADASFKDFVLDQLQELPDLECRSMFGGHGLYQEESFFGIVFKGRLYFKTDPKSAGPYLNAGMKPYRPNEKQTLKNYYEVPVDVIEDRDRLAAWARESLRVAKR; this is translated from the coding sequence ATGGCCGGCACGGCGGATGCTTCCTTCAAAGATTTCGTTCTCGATCAATTGCAGGAGTTGCCGGATCTCGAATGCCGCTCTATGTTCGGCGGTCACGGACTTTATCAGGAGGAAAGTTTTTTTGGCATCGTCTTCAAAGGAAGGCTTTATTTCAAGACCGACCCCAAGTCGGCCGGTCCCTATCTGAACGCCGGTATGAAACCTTACCGTCCCAACGAAAAACAAACCCTAAAGAATTACTACGAGGTCCCGGTCGACGTCATCGAGGATCGCGACCGGCTTGCCGCCTGGGCGAGAGAATCTTTGCGCGTGGCGAAGAGATAA
- a CDS encoding glutathione S-transferase family protein, producing the protein MKLYYHPNSPNCTDVLATANHLGIQLDLQLVDLLKGAQKDPAFLKINPNGKVPALVDGDFILWESNAIMQYLASKKSNNSLWPGDDRTRADICRWQFWQASQWSKATGTLVWENMIKKFLNLGGPDPAKIKEGEDLFHISAAVLDGHLKDRQYLVGAGLTLADLSVAAPLIYARPARLPLEKYESVRAWYGRVEKLDAWKKALPKMMPS; encoded by the coding sequence ATGAAGCTTTACTATCATCCGAACTCGCCCAACTGCACGGACGTTCTCGCTACGGCGAACCATCTCGGCATCCAGCTCGATCTTCAACTCGTCGATTTGCTGAAAGGCGCGCAAAAAGATCCCGCTTTTCTCAAAATCAATCCCAACGGCAAAGTTCCCGCGCTGGTGGACGGCGATTTCATCCTTTGGGAGTCGAACGCGATCATGCAGTACCTGGCGTCGAAGAAATCGAACAACTCGCTTTGGCCGGGGGACGACAGAACCCGCGCCGATATCTGCCGCTGGCAATTCTGGCAGGCGTCGCAGTGGAGCAAAGCGACGGGAACCTTGGTCTGGGAGAATATGATTAAAAAGTTTTTGAACCTGGGCGGACCCGATCCGGCGAAGATCAAAGAAGGCGAGGATCTGTTTCATATTTCGGCGGCCGTGCTCGACGGCCATTTGAAGGATCGACAATACCTCGTCGGCGCCGGGTTGACCTTGGCCGACTTATCAGTCGCCGCCCCGTTGATCTACGCACGGCCGGCACGCTTGCCGCTGGAGAAGTATGAAAGCGTTCGCGCCTGGTATGGACGTGTTGAGAAGCTCGATGCGTGGAAAAAAGCGTTGCCGAAGATGATGCCGAGCTGA
- a CDS encoding MOSC domain-containing protein, which yields MTEAVIVSIHIAPSAAAPTKEVDGVRAVAGRGLEGDRYFTGTGTYSKPGASSAKVTLIEIEALEALKRDYGIDLKPGESRRNIVTRGVPLNHLVGREFKIGEVKLRGAHLCEPCAHLQKLTREGVMRGLVHRGGLNAEILTDGVIRVGDTVEVDRSSLSKV from the coding sequence ATGACGGAAGCCGTCATTGTTTCTATTCACATCGCGCCGAGCGCGGCGGCGCCGACGAAAGAAGTCGACGGAGTCCGCGCCGTGGCCGGCAGAGGTCTCGAAGGGGATCGATACTTTACCGGGACCGGAACTTACTCCAAGCCGGGCGCGTCGAGCGCCAAAGTGACTTTGATTGAGATCGAGGCGCTCGAAGCGCTCAAGCGAGACTACGGGATCGACTTGAAACCGGGAGAGAGCCGGCGGAACATCGTCACGCGCGGTGTGCCTCTGAACCATCTCGTCGGCCGCGAGTTTAAAATTGGCGAGGTCAAGCTCCGCGGCGCGCATCTCTGCGAGCCCTGCGCTCATCTTCAAAAGCTCACGCGCGAGGGCGTGATGCGCGGCCTGGTCCATCGCGGCGGCCTCAACGCGGAGATTCTGACAGACGGCGTCATCCGCGTCGGAGACACGGTGGAGGTCGATCGAAGTAGTTTGTCCAAGGTGTGA
- a CDS encoding isocitrate lyase/phosphoenolpyruvate mutase family protein — protein MEPISPATINAANAKSRRLKELVRAPEILVMPGAYDVLSARLFEQMGFKAIQCTSGGIAAALGYPDGEVMSRAQAVEVTGKIAGAVSVPVNADAERGYGDENEIGDTVRGLVAVGTAGMNLEDGAGGKQSGVGRGLVELNDQLRKIAAVMKAKRELGSEFFLNARVDALMVMTEDPKKALDEAIRRGNAYAEAGGDCIFFMNAVARDVICRLAKEVKAPVSVLAGLKTPGVSELQDLGVARVSYGSAFLKAAIGATRRLAQEIRDHGTITALKDGMQTPEISALIAGKKP, from the coding sequence ATGGAGCCGATATCTCCGGCAACGATAAACGCGGCCAATGCCAAGAGTCGAAGGCTCAAGGAGCTGGTCCGCGCGCCGGAGATTCTCGTCATGCCCGGGGCGTACGACGTTCTCAGCGCGCGCTTGTTCGAGCAGATGGGATTCAAGGCCATCCAGTGCACCAGCGGCGGGATCGCGGCGGCGCTGGGCTATCCCGACGGCGAAGTCATGAGCCGCGCTCAAGCCGTCGAGGTGACGGGAAAAATCGCCGGCGCGGTTTCCGTGCCGGTGAATGCCGACGCCGAGCGCGGCTACGGCGATGAAAATGAGATCGGCGACACCGTGCGCGGGCTCGTCGCCGTGGGCACGGCGGGAATGAATTTGGAAGACGGCGCGGGCGGCAAGCAGAGCGGCGTCGGCCGCGGTCTGGTGGAACTGAACGATCAGTTGCGCAAGATCGCAGCCGTGATGAAGGCCAAGCGCGAGCTCGGCAGCGAATTCTTTCTCAACGCGCGAGTGGACGCGCTGATGGTCATGACCGAAGATCCAAAAAAAGCTCTGGACGAGGCGATCCGCCGCGGCAACGCTTACGCCGAGGCGGGCGGGGATTGCATCTTCTTCATGAACGCGGTGGCGCGCGACGTGATCTGCCGGCTCGCCAAAGAAGTAAAGGCGCCTGTCAGCGTTCTGGCCGGGCTCAAGACGCCGGGCGTGAGCGAGCTGCAGGACCTCGGCGTGGCGCGTGTGAGCTACGGCTCGGCTTTTCTGAAAGCGGCCATCGGCGCAACCAGGAGATTGGCCCAGGAAATCCGCGATCACGGAACCATCACGGCGCTCAAAGATGGGATGCAGACTCCGGAAATTTCCGCGCTGATAGCCGGAAAGAAGCCATGA
- a CDS encoding DUF420 domain-containing protein — translation MDTAGFLGTGATLGSDVNLVVQLLMGFALVLGMVLARRGFYRAHAVCQGSVVLLNLVLIALIMLPPFARDIFPELPRRLGQSYYLLPTLHAILGSAAQLLGFYILIRAGTDWLPQSLCFQNYKLWMRTELALWWSVIVLGVITYYAWL, via the coding sequence GTGGACACCGCGGGATTCCTGGGGACCGGGGCAACGCTCGGATCGGACGTCAATCTTGTCGTCCAGCTCTTGATGGGTTTTGCCCTGGTGCTGGGCATGGTTCTCGCGCGCCGCGGATTCTATCGGGCCCACGCCGTCTGCCAGGGCAGCGTCGTGCTGCTCAATCTTGTTTTAATCGCCCTGATCATGCTGCCGCCGTTCGCGCGCGATATCTTTCCCGAGCTGCCGCGGCGACTGGGGCAGTCCTACTACTTGTTGCCCACTCTCCATGCCATTCTGGGAAGCGCCGCGCAGCTTCTAGGATTCTACATTCTGATTCGAGCCGGCACCGACTGGCTGCCACAGTCGTTGTGTTTTCAAAACTACAAGCTGTGGATGCGCACAGAGCTGGCGCTCTGGTGGAGCGTCATTGTTCTCGGCGTCATCACCTACTACGCTTGGTTGTAA
- a CDS encoding group 1 truncated hemoglobin, with protein MKTRFFVNVVALVVLSLTGCAWSASAQAPGGQAAPSLYKRLGGYDAIAAVSDDFIGRLAADKQLNRFLVGMSADSQKRLRQLVVDQLCQATGGPCLYIGRPMKTVHAGLGITESDWDLTVKHLIASLDKFKVPEKEKKEFLALASSLKPDIVEKK; from the coding sequence ATGAAAACACGTTTCTTTGTCAATGTCGTGGCGTTGGTGGTGTTGTCGCTCACCGGCTGCGCCTGGAGCGCGTCGGCTCAGGCGCCGGGCGGCCAAGCCGCGCCCAGCCTGTACAAGCGGCTCGGCGGATACGACGCGATCGCGGCGGTCTCGGACGATTTTATCGGACGCCTCGCCGCCGACAAGCAACTCAATCGTTTCCTCGTCGGCATGAGCGCCGATTCGCAAAAAAGACTGCGCCAGCTCGTGGTGGATCAGCTCTGCCAAGCCACCGGCGGTCCTTGCCTCTACATCGGACGCCCGATGAAGACCGTGCACGCCGGGCTCGGCATCACCGAGAGCGACTGGGATTTGACCGTCAAACATCTGATTGCCTCGCTCGATAAATTCAAAGTTCCGGAGAAGGAGAAAAAAGAATTCCTCGCGCTCGCTTCCAGCCTCAAGCCCGACATCGTGGAAAAAAAGTAA